In Anabrus simplex isolate iqAnaSimp1 chromosome 12, ASM4041472v1, whole genome shotgun sequence, a genomic segment contains:
- the LOC136884100 gene encoding gastrula zinc finger protein XlCGF57.1 isoform X2, with product MLPLAEIKDEISVEGHAVGELVPCFKEDDNVQNVAVLWSGAVDSSNEYCMLTKTESDVMCRSLTNSGEQPNHYNECARLSGGTNSRKRMVNHSRKQSVYCNECGKSYSSKFKLKDHLETHSSERQYVHCNECGKSLSSKFKLKYHLQTHANDRRYKCTQCGRSFSLKSYLKDHMLIHSANRPYKCNECSSSFSLKSRLNTHLLIHSANRGINCKECGVKLSNKYCLRKHMRIHSGERPHVCSICGSSFLRKWYLQQHISSHFNLRPYICTQCGSSFSMKPALNTHMLLHSEERKHQCCLCGKSFLRIYGLRYHMTTHRDDRTYQCNECGMWFALKATLKSHILTHTDNRPYSCNECGNSFLMKNTLKQHLLTHSADRPHRCDECFKTFKNRSSLKRHMSTHAVEGFHQEVNVLVYKI from the coding sequence TGTGCAGAACGTTGCAGTATTATGGAGTGGTGCAGTGGATTCATCTAATGAATACTGCATGCTAACGAAAACGGAGAGTGATGTTATGTGCCGTTCGCTAACTAATTCAGGAGAACAACCAAACCATTATAATGAATGTGCTAGGTTGTCGGGGGGAACTAATTCCAGAAAACGCATGGTTAATCACTCCAGAAAACAGTCTGTATATTGCAATGAATGTGGTAAATCATACAGTTCAAAATTTAAACTTAAAGATCATTTAGAAACTCATTCTAGTGAACGCCAGTACGTTCATTGCAATGAATGTGGTAAATCCTTAAGTTCAAAATTTAAACTTAAATATCATCTGCAGACCCATGCTAACGATCGCCGATACAAATGTACTCAATGTGGTAGATCGTTCTCCTTGAAATCCTACCTTAAGGATCATATGCTGATTCATAGTGCAAATCGGCCTTATAAGTGTAATGAGTGTAGTTCTTCGTTTTCTTTGAAATCTCGGTTAAACACACACTTGTTAATTCACAGTGCAAACAGAGGGATTAACTGCAAAGAATGTGGAGTGAAACTTTCGAATAAATACTGTCTTAGAAAGCACATGCGTATTCATTCCGGAGAGAGGCCACATGTCTGTAGCATATGTGGGAGTAGTTTCCTTCGGAAATGGTATCTTCAACAGCACATCTCATCTCACTTTAATCTGCGTCCGTACATATGTACTCAATGTGGTAGTAGCTTCTCTATGAAGCCGGCTCTGAATACTCATATGTTATTGCATTCTGAAGAACGTAAACATCAATGTTGTCTGTGCGGTAAGAGCTTCTTACGTATTTATGGCCTTAGGTATCACATGACAACACACAGAGATGATAGAACATACCAATGTAATGAATGTGGAATGTGGTTCGCTCTTAAGGCCACTCTGAAGAGTCACATTTTAACACACACCGACAATCGACCGTACTCCTGTAATGAGTGCGGTAATTCTTTCTTGATGAAAAACACTCTTAAGCAGCATTTGCTAACTCACTCTGCAGATAGACCACACCGGTGTGATGAATGTTTTAAAACGTTTAAGAACCGGAGTTCTTTAAAAAGACATATGAGTACACACGCTGTAGAAGGTTTTCACCAGGAAGTGAATGTACTTGTGTATAAAATCTAA